One window of the Mycobacterium haemophilum DSM 44634 genome contains the following:
- the nusB gene encoding transcription antitermination factor NusB codes for MSKPVKGRHQARKRAVDLLFEAEARGLSPLEVVEVRSALAESKPDVAPLHPYTVVVAQGVSEHTAHIDELITSHLQGWTLDRLPAVDRAILRVSVWELLYADDVPEPVAVDEAVELAKELSTDDSPGFVNGVLGQVMLVTPQIRAAAQAVRQAVRTAAGTSENHAPQS; via the coding sequence ATGTCTAAGCCGGTCAAGGGACGCCATCAGGCCCGTAAGCGTGCCGTCGACCTGTTGTTCGAAGCCGAGGCCCGCGGTCTGAGCCCACTTGAGGTGGTCGAGGTCCGTAGTGCACTGGCGGAATCCAAGCCGGATGTGGCGCCGCTGCATCCGTATACGGTCGTGGTCGCCCAAGGAGTTAGCGAGCACACCGCCCATATCGACGAACTGATCACCTCGCATCTACAGGGCTGGACGCTCGATCGGCTGCCAGCAGTGGATCGCGCCATTCTGCGGGTCTCGGTGTGGGAGCTGCTGTACGCCGACGACGTGCCCGAACCGGTCGCCGTCGACGAGGCGGTAGAGCTGGCCAAGGAGCTGTCTACCGATGACTCGCCTGGTTTCGTCAACGGAGTGCTGGGGCAGGTCATGCTGGTGACGCCGCAGATTCGTGCGGCCGCTCAAGCAGTCCGGCAGGCGGTGCGCACGGCCGCCGGCACTTCCGAGAACCACGCACCGCAGTCATGA
- a CDS encoding aminopeptidase P family protein: MTHSQRRDNLKSQIVATGLNAMLVTDLINVRYLSGFTGSNGALLVFADERDAVLATDGRYRTQAAQQAPGLEVAIERSCGRYLAGRAADDGVHKLGFESHVVTVDGLDALTGELEGRHTELVRASGTVEALREVKDAGELALLRLACEAADAALAELVARGGVRPGRTEREVGRELEGLMLDHGADALSFETIVAAGPNSAIPHHRPTDAVLEAGDFVKIDFGALVAGYHSDMTRTFVLGPAADWQLEIYQLVAEAQRAGREALRPGANLRDVDAAARQLIVDAGYGQQFSHGLGHGVGLEIHEAPGIGATSAGTLLAGSVVTVEPGVYLSGRGGVRIEDTLVVAAKATPETSTTSRPTGLTPELLTRFPKELAIL; the protein is encoded by the coding sequence GTGACACATTCCCAGCGTCGAGACAATCTCAAATCACAAATCGTGGCCACCGGGCTAAACGCGATGCTGGTGACGGACCTGATCAATGTGCGCTACCTGTCGGGTTTCACTGGGTCGAACGGCGCTTTGCTGGTGTTCGCCGACGAACGCGACGCCGTGCTGGCCACCGACGGCCGCTACCGGACTCAGGCCGCGCAGCAAGCACCCGGGCTCGAGGTCGCCATTGAGCGGTCCTGCGGACGCTATTTGGCTGGCCGGGCAGCTGACGACGGCGTGCACAAGCTGGGCTTCGAAAGCCATGTGGTCACGGTCGACGGCCTGGACGCGTTAACCGGCGAGCTCGAGGGGCGCCACACCGAGTTGGTGCGTGCCTCCGGAACCGTGGAGGCGCTGCGCGAAGTCAAGGACGCTGGCGAGCTTGCGTTGCTGCGGCTAGCCTGCGAGGCGGCCGACGCCGCGCTGGCCGAGCTGGTGGCGCGCGGCGGTGTGCGTCCCGGCCGCACCGAACGCGAGGTGGGCCGCGAGCTGGAGGGGTTGATGCTCGACCATGGCGCTGACGCGCTGTCGTTCGAGACGATCGTGGCGGCCGGGCCGAATTCGGCGATCCCGCACCACCGGCCGACTGACGCGGTGCTGGAGGCGGGCGATTTCGTCAAGATCGACTTCGGTGCGCTGGTCGCCGGGTATCACTCCGACATGACCCGCACCTTCGTGCTGGGCCCGGCCGCTGACTGGCAGCTGGAGATCTATCAGCTGGTCGCCGAGGCGCAGCGTGCCGGTCGGGAGGCGTTGCGACCGGGTGCCAACCTGCGCGACGTGGACGCCGCGGCACGCCAGCTGATTGTCGACGCGGGTTACGGCCAACAGTTCAGCCACGGTTTGGGCCACGGCGTGGGCCTGGAAATCCACGAAGCGCCGGGTATCGGCGCGACCTCCGCCGGTACACTACTTGCGGGCTCCGTCGTGACCGTGGAGCCCGGCGTCTACTTGTCCGGCCGCGGCGGTGTCCGCATCGAAGACACACTGGTGGTGGCGGCTAAGGCAACGCCAGAGACGTCGACAACGTCTAGACCCACCGGGCTTACCCCGGAATTGTTGACCCGGTTCCCCAAAGAACTGGCAATCCTGTAG
- a CDS encoding class I SAM-dependent methyltransferase, with protein sequence MTGTNSSQRLDFDALYRGESPGDGLPPMSTPPWDTKAPKENVIEWQSGGWVHGDVLDIGCGLGDNAIYLAKNGFRVTGLDISSTALITAEQRAKDAGVAVKFAVADSTKLDGYTNAFDTVIDSGMFHCLDDDGKRSYAVAVHRATRPGATLLISCFSDANPSDVERPLPGVTKQTLHDVLGDAGWDIASLEPTTVRREQDGTEIEMAFWYVRAQRHDGS encoded by the coding sequence ATGACAGGAACTAATTCCTCCCAACGCCTAGATTTCGATGCTCTCTATCGCGGTGAGAGCCCGGGCGACGGCCTCCCGCCGATGTCCACACCACCATGGGATACCAAGGCGCCCAAGGAGAATGTCATCGAGTGGCAGAGCGGCGGCTGGGTGCACGGCGATGTTCTCGACATCGGCTGCGGGCTTGGCGACAACGCCATCTACCTGGCCAAAAACGGATTTAGGGTGACCGGGTTGGACATCTCGTCGACCGCGCTGATCACCGCCGAGCAGCGGGCCAAGGACGCCGGAGTCGCGGTAAAGTTCGCGGTTGCCGACTCCACCAAGCTCGACGGCTACACCAATGCATTCGACACCGTCATCGACAGCGGCATGTTCCACTGCCTAGACGACGACGGCAAACGCAGCTACGCCGTCGCAGTTCATCGTGCGACCAGACCCGGCGCCACCCTGTTGATCAGCTGCTTCTCCGACGCCAACCCGTCAGACGTGGAGCGGCCGCTGCCCGGGGTCACCAAGCAGACGTTGCACGACGTCCTGGGCGACGCGGGCTGGGATATTGCGTCGTTGGAACCCACCACGGTTCGTCGCGAACAGGACGGCACCGAAATCGAGATGGCGTTCTGGTACGTCCGCGCGCAGCGGCACGACGGCAGCTAA
- a CDS encoding PPE family protein, which yields MPNFNALPPEVNVSNIQGPGSMPIRTAVKAWGDLTVELYSQMKRWKDQVSATQDSFKGPAARHFIDAANQYTSWLNGHAGTASATAVYLGLAAQAYDRAVKAMVPTSTIVANRAATLTMKTTNLLGQFTTKIMELDDEYQKMWAQNAEAMNQYQFAAFEITRQVEEAGITPAPQAVHGSSSRSSGYHPISSATFDEEKFS from the coding sequence GTGCCAAATTTCAACGCATTACCACCCGAGGTCAACGTTAGCAATATCCAGGGTCCGGGTTCTATGCCGATACGGACCGCTGTAAAAGCATGGGGAGATCTGACGGTAGAGTTGTATTCTCAGATGAAACGGTGGAAAGATCAAGTTAGCGCGACGCAAGACTCGTTTAAAGGTCCGGCAGCGCGCCATTTTATAGACGCGGCAAATCAGTACACTTCCTGGCTAAATGGACACGCCGGAACGGCCAGTGCGACCGCCGTGTATCTCGGTCTAGCGGCGCAGGCCTACGACAGGGCGGTCAAGGCGATGGTGCCGACATCTACGATAGTGGCAAACCGCGCGGCTACCTTAACTATGAAGACAACCAACCTTTTGGGGCAATTCACCACCAAAATCATGGAGCTGGATGACGAATACCAAAAGATGTGGGCCCAGAATGCGGAAGCGATGAATCAGTATCAGTTTGCTGCCTTCGAGATTACGAGGCAGGTTGAAGAAGCAGGAATTACACCGGCGCCGCAAGCGGTCCACGGCAGCTCTTCCAGGTCCAGCGGCTATCATCCCATCAGCAGCGCCACCTTCGACGAAGAGAAATTCTCCTGA
- a CDS encoding GNAT family N-acetyltransferase has protein sequence MVNYPPDRITGPRLLLRLPELDDAGPIFQRVARDPEVTRYLLWTPHPDVAATRRVIAERTNVSDNERTWAITLRNSGDVIGLTSCRRPVQHSVEVGYCLGRRWWGKGLMSEALTLLLTALNTDPDVYRVWATCSVDNTRSAQLMERAGFALEGRLVRHAVYPSMGPEPRDSLLYAKILR, from the coding sequence ATGGTCAATTACCCCCCTGACCGGATTACCGGGCCCCGACTGCTGCTGCGCCTACCCGAGCTCGACGACGCCGGCCCGATTTTCCAACGGGTCGCCCGCGATCCCGAGGTCACGCGATACCTGCTGTGGACGCCACACCCAGACGTCGCGGCAACGCGACGGGTCATCGCCGAGCGCACCAATGTCAGCGACAACGAGCGGACCTGGGCCATCACGCTGCGAAACAGCGGCGATGTCATCGGGCTGACCAGCTGCCGACGCCCGGTGCAGCACTCCGTCGAAGTTGGGTACTGCCTCGGTCGGCGGTGGTGGGGCAAAGGCTTGATGTCGGAGGCGCTCACCCTATTGCTCACCGCGCTGAACACCGACCCAGACGTGTACCGGGTCTGGGCCACCTGCAGTGTCGACAACACACGCTCGGCGCAACTGATGGAACGAGCCGGCTTCGCGTTGGAGGGCCGGCTCGTCCGCCACGCCGTCTACCCGTCCATGGGCCCTGAACCGCGCGACAGCTTGCTTTACGCAAAAATCTTGCGCTGA
- a CDS encoding WXG100 family type VII secretion target, which translates to MSSINYQFGDIDAHGATIRAQAASLEATHQAILASVRDAADFWGGQGSAACEQFITDLGRNFQMIYEQANAHGQKVQAAGNNMADTDRSVGSAWA; encoded by the coding sequence ATGTCCAGCATTAACTACCAGTTCGGGGATATCGACGCCCACGGCGCCACCATCCGCGCGCAAGCCGCGTCGTTGGAAGCCACCCACCAGGCCATCCTGGCCAGTGTGCGCGACGCCGCTGACTTTTGGGGCGGCCAGGGCTCGGCGGCATGCGAGCAGTTCATCACAGATTTGGGCCGCAACTTCCAGATGATCTATGAGCAGGCCAACGCCCACGGCCAAAAAGTGCAAGCCGCCGGTAACAACATGGCCGACACCGACCGCTCCGTCGGTTCCGCATGGGCCTAA
- a CDS encoding PPE family protein, translating into MPNFNALPPEVNVSNIQGPGSKPIRTAQTAWESLAKELASAADGWGTQVSATQDSFKGPAAGYFLQAAKQYHAWLYNHAYTANCTALHLGEAAQAYDTAVRLMTPHTAIVANRATALTLKTTNFLGQFTTKIAELDRKYEKMWARNAEAMNEYQFVTFDIMKRAEETAITPAPLVVHGFYRPFGSSQTTTEEDG; encoded by the coding sequence GTGCCAAATTTCAACGCATTACCACCCGAGGTCAACGTTAGCAATATCCAGGGTCCGGGTTCTAAGCCGATACGGACCGCTCAAACAGCATGGGAAAGTCTGGCGAAAGAGTTGGCTTCTGCGGCGGACGGGTGGGGAACTCAAGTTAGCGCGACGCAAGACTCGTTTAAAGGTCCGGCAGCGGGCTATTTTTTACAAGCGGCAAAGCAATACCACGCCTGGCTGTATAACCACGCCTACACGGCCAATTGTACCGCCTTGCATCTCGGTGAAGCGGCGCAGGCCTACGACACGGCGGTCCGCTTGATGACGCCGCATACTGCGATAGTGGCGAACCGCGCGACTGCCTTAACTCTGAAAACAACCAATTTTTTGGGGCAATTCACCACCAAAATCGCGGAGTTGGACCGCAAATACGAAAAGATGTGGGCACGGAATGCAGAAGCGATGAATGAGTATCAGTTTGTTACCTTCGATATTATGAAGCGGGCTGAAGAAACAGCAATTACACCGGCGCCGCTGGTAGTCCACGGCTTTTACAGGCCCTTCGGCAGCTCTCAAACCACCACCGAAGAAGACGGATGA
- a CDS encoding FAD-dependent monooxygenase produces MSKPTVLISGAGIAGPALAFWLNRAGHRVVVLEIADGIRPGGQTVDLRGAGRAVVERMGLMDRMRERSLDQRGVAWVTADGRRRSEMPVEAFHGNGMVSKLEILRGDLADVLYQATAADVEYRFGTRIMGLATANDASENVVVTLSDGTAVRADLVVGADGPHSAVRRLAFGPEESFVKPLGGYNAWFTAPDTVGLDGWYLMYQAPGGLNVSMRPSHDPAIAKAGLAFRSDPIHYDRSDLDAQRDLLAARFAGAGWQSDALVAAAHAADDFYFDAFTQVHMNVWSAGRVTLVGDAGYCASPLSGMGTSLALVGAYVLAGELGPAGSGTGINAEPLAAALDRYQTVMRPYVDRCQKLPNGIDGYLPKSAADITMTALVMKYMQRWPFRPFAERKWFTTADAIELPDYAASSSSARRG; encoded by the coding sequence ATGTCGAAGCCGACGGTTCTGATCAGCGGCGCAGGCATCGCCGGTCCTGCCCTTGCGTTTTGGCTCAACCGGGCCGGCCACCGCGTGGTGGTGCTGGAGATCGCCGACGGCATCCGCCCGGGCGGCCAGACTGTCGACTTGCGCGGCGCGGGGCGGGCGGTCGTCGAGCGGATGGGGCTGATGGACCGCATGCGCGAGCGCAGCCTCGACCAGCGGGGCGTCGCCTGGGTAACCGCCGACGGGCGGCGCCGCAGCGAAATGCCGGTCGAGGCATTCCACGGCAACGGCATGGTCAGCAAACTTGAGATCCTTCGCGGCGACCTGGCCGACGTGCTATACCAGGCCACCGCAGCCGACGTCGAGTACCGATTCGGCACCCGCATCATGGGGTTGGCGACGGCAAACGACGCATCCGAGAACGTGGTGGTGACGTTATCCGACGGCACGGCGGTGCGCGCCGACCTGGTGGTCGGGGCCGACGGGCCGCACTCGGCGGTGCGACGGTTAGCCTTTGGACCCGAGGAAAGTTTCGTCAAGCCGCTGGGCGGCTACAACGCCTGGTTCACCGCTCCCGACACCGTCGGCTTGGACGGCTGGTATCTGATGTATCAGGCACCCGGTGGGCTTAACGTGTCGATGCGGCCGTCGCATGACCCGGCGATCGCCAAGGCGGGGCTCGCGTTTCGCTCCGATCCTATCCACTACGACCGCAGTGACCTTGACGCCCAGCGTGATCTGCTGGCCGCCCGGTTCGCCGGTGCCGGTTGGCAATCCGATGCACTCGTCGCCGCTGCACATGCAGCCGACGACTTCTACTTCGACGCGTTCACCCAGGTCCACATGAACGTCTGGTCGGCTGGACGCGTCACGCTGGTCGGAGACGCCGGCTACTGTGCGTCACCGCTGAGCGGCATGGGCACCAGCCTGGCCTTGGTCGGCGCGTATGTGTTGGCCGGTGAATTGGGCCCCGCCGGTAGCGGGACGGGCATTAATGCGGAACCGCTGGCGGCCGCCCTGGACCGCTATCAGACGGTGATGCGGCCCTACGTGGACAGATGCCAGAAGCTACCGAACGGCATCGACGGTTACCTGCCGAAGTCCGCTGCCGACATCACCATGACCGCGTTGGTGATGAAATACATGCAACGCTGGCCATTCCGGCCGTTCGCCGAGCGGAAATGGTTCACCACGGCCGACGCGATCGAGCTGCCCGACTACGCAGCGTCGAGTTCTAGCGCCCGCCGCGGGTAA
- the efp gene encoding elongation factor P, with amino-acid sequence MATTADFKNGLVLAIEGQLWTIIEFQHVKPGKGPAFVRTKLKNVLSGKVVDKTYNAGVKVDTATVDRRDTTYLYRDGADFVFMDSQDYEQHPLPESLVGDAARFLLEGMPVQVAFHNGAPLYIELPVTVELEVTHTEPGLQGDRSSAGTKPATLETGAQINVPLFINTGDKLKVDSRDGSYLGRVNA; translated from the coding sequence GTGGCGACCACTGCCGATTTCAAGAACGGGCTTGTGCTGGCAATCGAAGGACAGCTTTGGACAATCATCGAGTTCCAGCACGTCAAACCCGGCAAAGGCCCGGCTTTCGTGCGCACCAAGCTCAAAAACGTCCTGTCCGGCAAGGTCGTCGACAAGACATATAACGCTGGGGTGAAGGTGGATACGGCCACCGTAGACCGGCGCGACACGACCTACCTGTACCGCGACGGTGCCGACTTTGTGTTCATGGACAGCCAGGACTACGAGCAGCATCCGCTGCCGGAGTCGCTGGTTGGCGACGCCGCGCGGTTTCTGCTGGAGGGCATGCCGGTACAGGTGGCCTTCCACAACGGTGCGCCGCTATACATCGAGCTGCCGGTGACCGTCGAACTAGAGGTCACCCACACCGAGCCGGGCTTGCAGGGCGACCGGTCCAGTGCGGGCACCAAGCCGGCCACTTTGGAGACCGGCGCCCAGATCAATGTGCCGCTGTTCATCAACACCGGCGACAAGCTCAAGGTGGATTCACGCGACGGCAGCTATCTGGGACGTGTGAACGCCTGA
- a CDS encoding WXG100 family type VII secretion target, with translation MTARFMTDPHAMRDMARRFEMHGQTVEDESHKMWASTLNIAGAGWSGAAQATSFDTMGQMNQAFRNIVNMLHEVRDQLGAAATRYEQQEQASQQILQSS, from the coding sequence ATGACCGCACGTTTTATGACCGATCCGCACGCGATGCGGGATATGGCGCGCCGTTTTGAGATGCACGGCCAGACGGTGGAGGACGAGTCGCACAAGATGTGGGCCTCGACGCTGAACATCGCGGGTGCGGGCTGGAGCGGGGCCGCGCAGGCGACGTCCTTTGACACCATGGGGCAGATGAATCAGGCGTTTCGCAACATCGTGAACATGCTGCACGAGGTGCGTGACCAGCTAGGTGCCGCCGCCACCCGCTACGAGCAGCAAGAGCAGGCCTCCCAGCAGATCCTGCAAAGCAGCTAG
- a CDS encoding serine hydrolase domain-containing protein: MNRRSLVGNQTSIREVCDAGLLAGALTMVWHRGETLQVNEIGYRDIDAGLPMQRDTLFRIASMTKPVTVAAVMSLVDDGKLALHDPITRWAPELAELRVLDQPDGPLDRTHPARRPILLEDLLTHTSGLAYGFSVPGPISRAYLRLPFGRGSDAWLTELAALPLVHQPGDRVTYSHSIDVLGVIVSRIEGKPFNQVLDERILGPAGMTDTGFFIPADMRPRAATMYRLDEKNQLRHDVMGPPHVKPPSFCNAGGGLWSTADDYLRFVRMLLGDGTVDGVRVLSAESAHLMRTDRLTDKHKRHAFLGAPFWVGRGFGLNLSVVTDPAKCAPLFGPGGLGTFSWPGAYGTWWQADPAANLILLYLVQNLPMLSSDAAAAVAGNTSQAKLRTAQPKFVRHTYRALGL, translated from the coding sequence GTGAATCGCCGCAGCCTCGTGGGCAATCAGACCTCCATCCGCGAGGTTTGCGATGCCGGCCTCCTCGCCGGCGCGCTGACGATGGTCTGGCATCGCGGAGAAACGTTGCAGGTCAATGAGATCGGTTACCGAGACATCGATGCGGGCCTGCCGATGCAAAGAGACACGCTGTTTCGTATCGCGTCGATGACCAAGCCGGTCACGGTGGCCGCGGTGATGAGTCTGGTCGACGACGGCAAGCTGGCACTGCACGACCCGATCACGCGCTGGGCGCCGGAATTGGCCGAGCTGCGGGTGCTCGACCAACCGGACGGTCCGCTAGACCGGACGCACCCGGCGCGGCGCCCCATTCTGCTCGAGGATCTACTCACCCATACCAGCGGCCTGGCCTACGGCTTCTCGGTACCCGGGCCGATCTCGCGGGCATACCTGCGACTGCCATTCGGTCGGGGCTCCGACGCTTGGCTGACCGAGCTGGCCGCGCTCCCGCTAGTGCATCAACCCGGCGACCGGGTCACTTACAGCCACTCGATAGACGTGCTGGGCGTCATCGTGTCCCGCATCGAGGGCAAACCGTTTAACCAGGTTCTCGACGAACGAATCCTGGGCCCGGCGGGCATGACCGACACCGGGTTCTTCATCCCCGCCGACATGCGGCCACGCGCAGCGACCATGTACCGACTCGACGAGAAGAACCAGCTACGACACGACGTGATGGGGCCACCACATGTCAAGCCACCGTCATTCTGTAACGCCGGCGGCGGATTATGGTCGACCGCCGACGACTACCTGCGGTTCGTGCGGATGCTGCTCGGTGACGGAACAGTCGACGGCGTGCGAGTGCTATCCGCTGAGTCGGCGCACCTGATGCGCACGGACCGGCTCACCGACAAACACAAGCGGCACGCCTTCCTTGGGGCGCCGTTCTGGGTTGGCCGTGGGTTCGGGTTGAATTTGTCGGTGGTGACCGACCCGGCGAAGTGCGCGCCGCTATTCGGGCCGGGCGGGCTCGGGACATTTAGTTGGCCTGGCGCCTATGGGACGTGGTGGCAGGCCGACCCGGCCGCCAACCTGATCTTGCTGTACTTGGTCCAGAATTTGCCTATGCTGTCCTCCGACGCCGCGGCCGCCGTCGCGGGTAACACTTCGCAGGCGAAGCTGCGAACGGCACAACCCAAGTTCGTCCGCCACACCTATCGTGCGCTAGGGCTTTAG
- a CDS encoding aminotransferase class I/II-fold pyridoxal phosphate-dependent enzyme codes for MNRDSGHPRRLRVSALAAVANPSYTRIDTWNVLDDACRHLAEVDRAGLDTAHDVARVKRLLDRIGAYERYWLYPGAENLAAFRGYLATMATVRLTEEVSLAVRLLSEYGDRTALFDTSAPLADQELVAQAKQQQFYTVLLADDAPSTAPDCLAESLRELRNPSDDVQFELLVVSSVEDAITAVALNGEIQAAIIRHDLPLRSRDRVPLMNTLLGASDSESSLVTMDRPHDWVECGEWIRQLRPHIDLYLLTDESIAAGSDDEPDVYDRTFYRLNDVTDLNSTVLAGLRNRFATPFFDALRAYAAAPVGQFHALPVARGASIFNSRSLQDMGEFYGRNIFMAETSTTSGGLDSLLDPHGNIKKAMDKAAVTWRANHTYFVTNGTSTANKIVVQSLTRPGDIVLIDRNCHKSHHYGLVLAGAYPMYLDAYPLPQFAIYGAVSLRTIKKALLDLEAAGQLNRVRMLLLTNCTFDGVVYNPQRVMEEVLAIKPDICFLWDEAWYAFATAVPWARQRTAMVSAEQLEQRLWSAEYAEEYRNWCASMDGIPRSQWVDQRLLPDPDRARIRVYATHSTHKSLSALRQASMIHVRDQDFNALARDAFGEAFLTHTSTSPNQQLLASLDLARRQVDIEGFQLVRLVYDMALVFRHRVRKDRLISKWFRILDESDLVPDEYRASAVSSYRQVRQGALAEWNEAWRSDQFVLDPTRVTLFVGKTGMNGYDFREKILMERFGIQINKTSINSVLLIFTIGVTWSSVHYLLDVLRRVASDFDRIQKAASGADLALHQRHVEEITQDLPHLPDFSEFDVAFRPEDASSFGDMRSAFYAGYEESDREYVQIGTAGRQLAEGRTLVSTTFVVPYPPGFPVLVPGQVVSKEIIYFLAQLDVKEIHGYNPDLGLSVFTENALARMTARRNAAAAAVGSAFAAFEIPPDPSAMNGAVNGDRVQAIAEDA; via the coding sequence ATGAATCGAGACAGTGGCCATCCGCGACGACTTCGTGTTTCCGCGCTAGCGGCAGTAGCCAACCCGTCATACACGCGCATCGACACGTGGAACGTGCTCGACGACGCCTGCCGTCACCTGGCTGAGGTCGACCGCGCCGGGCTGGACACCGCCCACGACGTCGCGCGGGTCAAGCGCCTGCTCGACCGCATCGGCGCCTACGAGCGGTACTGGCTGTATCCCGGCGCGGAGAATCTGGCGGCGTTCCGCGGCTATCTTGCCACCATGGCGACGGTTCGGCTTACCGAAGAGGTATCGCTGGCCGTGCGCCTGTTGAGCGAATATGGTGACCGCACAGCGCTTTTCGATACGTCAGCGCCGCTGGCCGACCAGGAGTTGGTGGCCCAAGCCAAGCAGCAGCAGTTCTACACCGTGTTGCTCGCCGACGATGCCCCGTCCACGGCTCCGGACTGTCTGGCGGAGAGCTTGCGGGAGCTGCGCAATCCATCCGATGATGTGCAGTTCGAGCTCCTTGTGGTGTCCAGCGTTGAGGACGCCATCACCGCGGTCGCGCTGAACGGCGAGATTCAGGCCGCGATCATCCGCCATGATTTGCCGCTGCGGTCCCGCGACCGGGTGCCGTTGATGAACACCTTGTTGGGGGCCAGCGACTCGGAAAGCTCGCTGGTCACCATGGACCGCCCGCATGACTGGGTTGAATGCGGTGAGTGGATCAGGCAGCTGCGGCCCCATATCGACCTGTATCTGCTCACTGACGAGTCGATCGCGGCGGGCAGTGATGACGAGCCCGATGTCTACGACCGGACGTTCTATCGGCTCAACGACGTCACCGACCTGAACAGCACCGTACTTGCGGGCTTGCGAAACCGGTTCGCCACACCGTTTTTCGACGCGTTGCGCGCCTACGCGGCGGCGCCGGTGGGTCAATTCCATGCTCTTCCGGTCGCCCGTGGCGCCAGCATCTTTAACTCGAGGTCGCTGCAGGACATGGGCGAGTTCTACGGTCGGAACATCTTCATGGCCGAGACGTCGACCACCTCCGGTGGCCTGGATTCGTTGCTGGACCCGCACGGCAACATCAAGAAAGCGATGGACAAAGCCGCGGTTACCTGGCGCGCCAACCACACCTACTTCGTCACCAACGGAACCTCCACCGCCAACAAAATCGTCGTACAGTCGTTGACCCGGCCGGGTGACATCGTGCTGATCGACCGCAACTGCCACAAGTCGCACCACTATGGCCTGGTGCTGGCCGGCGCATACCCGATGTACCTGGATGCTTACCCGTTGCCGCAGTTCGCGATCTATGGCGCGGTATCGCTGCGCACGATCAAGAAGGCGCTGCTGGATCTCGAGGCGGCCGGACAACTGAACCGGGTCCGCATGTTGCTGCTCACCAACTGCACCTTCGACGGCGTCGTCTATAACCCGCAGCGGGTGATGGAGGAGGTGCTGGCGATCAAGCCAGACATCTGCTTCCTGTGGGACGAGGCGTGGTATGCGTTTGCTACCGCTGTGCCGTGGGCCCGGCAGCGGACCGCAATGGTGTCTGCCGAGCAACTCGAACAGCGGTTGTGGTCTGCCGAATACGCCGAGGAATACCGCAATTGGTGCGCATCGATGGACGGGATCCCCCGGTCGCAGTGGGTTGACCAGCGGCTGCTTCCCGACCCCGATCGCGCGCGGATTCGTGTGTACGCGACGCACTCCACCCACAAGTCGCTGTCGGCGCTTCGGCAGGCGTCGATGATCCATGTCCGCGATCAAGACTTCAACGCGCTGGCCCGGGATGCGTTCGGTGAGGCATTCTTGACGCACACCTCGACGTCGCCGAACCAACAACTTCTCGCGTCGCTGGACCTGGCGCGCCGCCAGGTCGACATCGAGGGATTTCAATTGGTCCGGCTGGTGTACGACATGGCGCTGGTCTTCCGTCACCGCGTCCGCAAAGACCGGCTGATCAGCAAATGGTTCCGTATCCTCGACGAGTCCGACCTAGTGCCCGACGAGTACCGGGCATCAGCGGTCAGCTCGTACCGTCAGGTTCGGCAGGGTGCGCTGGCGGAATGGAATGAGGCGTGGCGGTCCGACCAGTTCGTGCTGGATCCGACGAGGGTCACCTTGTTTGTCGGGAAGACCGGAATGAACGGATACGACTTCCGCGAGAAGATCCTGATGGAGCGATTCGGCATCCAGATCAACAAGACATCCATCAACAGCGTGCTGCTGATCTTCACCATCGGTGTCACCTGGTCGAGCGTGCATTATCTGCTCGACGTGCTGCGCCGGGTGGCCAGCGACTTTGACCGGATCCAGAAGGCGGCCAGCGGGGCCGACCTCGCGCTGCATCAGCGCCATGTTGAGGAGATCACCCAGGATCTGCCGCATCTTCCCGACTTCAGCGAGTTCGACGTCGCCTTCCGTCCCGAAGATGCCAGCTCGTTCGGTGACATGCGGTCCGCCTTCTACGCCGGGTATGAAGAGTCGGACCGCGAGTACGTACAGATCGGCACGGCCGGGCGTCAGCTTGCTGAGGGGAGGACCCTGGTGTCCACCACGTTCGTGGTGCCCTACCCGCCCGGTTTCCCGGTTCTGGTCCCTGGCCAGGTGGTGTCCAAGGAGATCATCTACTTCCTGGCCCAGCTCGACGTGAAGGAAATCCACGGATACAACCCCGACCTGGGATTGTCGGTGTTCACCGAGAATGCACTGGCTCGGATGACCGCCAGGCGCAACGCGGCGGCGGCTGCGGTGGGTTCTGCGTTCGCGGCCTTCGAGATCCCACCGGACCCGTCTGCGATGAACGGGGCCGTGAACGGCGACAGAGTGCAGGCTATCGCCGAAGACGCCTGA